A single region of the Strigops habroptila isolate Jane chromosome 3, bStrHab1.2.pri, whole genome shotgun sequence genome encodes:
- the ATF4 gene encoding cyclic AMP-dependent transcription factor ATF-4: MSLLNNEMLLGDSLSPFSQPCSVAEESLGLLDDYLEVAEPLGSHGFSSDKAKAVSSNWLAVDSLGNTIDSSQEDAFSGMEWMVEKMDLKEFDFDALLGVEHLEATVSPDELMATLEDTCDLLFNPTIQEFHNKEPPLITDLITHLPESPIGVDPMAPLASLWSFPLSPGSLTSTPDHSFSLELGSEVDVLEGDRKQEGPAFVVVITKSEKEEENHSDDSGICMSPDSYLGTPQHSPTNSVGSPNDNRFPADASCGSVQAKPYDHPAERVVSAKIKGEKKIDKKLKKMEQNKTAATRYRQKKRAEQEALSGECRELEQKNQALKEKADSLSKEIQYLKDLIEEVRKAKGKRARVPE; encoded by the exons ATGAGCCTCTTGAACAACGAGATGCTGTTGGGGGATTCATTATCCCCCTTCAGCCAGCCGTGTTCGGTGGCTGAGGAAAGTCTGGGACTCCTCGATGACTACCTGGAGGTGGCCGAGCCCCTCGGTTCGCATGGGTTCTCCAGCGACAAGGCTAAGGCAGTCTCCTCCAATTGGCTTGCTGTGGACAGTTTAGGCAACACCATAGATAGCAGCCAGG AGGATGCCTTCTCTGGCATGGAGTGGATGGTGGAGAAGATGGATCTGAAGGAATTTGATTTTGATGCCCTGTTAGGTGTGGAACATCTGGAAGCCACCGTCTCACCAGACGAGCTGATGGCCACGTTGGAAGACACGTGTGATCTCCTATTTAACCCTACCATCCAGGAATTCCACAACAAAGAACCTCCACTGATAACTGACCTAATCACCCATCTCCCTGAATCACCCATTGGAGTAGATCCAATGGCCCCATTGGCTTCCCTTTGgtctttccccctctccccaggGTCTCTGACTTCCACTCCAGACCACTCATTTAGCTTAGAACTAGGTAGTGAAGTGGATGTTTTggaaggagacagaaaacaggAGGGCCCCGCCTTTGTGGTAGTGATCACCAAGtctgagaaagaggaggagaaccATTCCGATGATAGTGGAATATGCATGAGCCCAGACTCCTACCTGGGAACACCCCAGCATAGCCCTACCAATTCAGTTGGATCCCCCAATGACAACCGGTTCCCTGCAGATGCCAGCTGTGGTTCTGTGCAGGCCAAACCCTATGATCATCCTGCAGAGAGGGTAGTGTCAGCAAAgataaagggagaaaagaaaatagataagaaactgaagaagatgGAGCAGAATAAGACAGCTGCCACCCGTTACCGGCAGAAGAAGAGGGCAGAACAGGAGGCACTCTCTGGGGAGTGCAGAGAGTTGGAGCAGAAGAATCAGGCtctgaaggagaaagcagaTTCCCTTAGTAAGGAAATTCAGTACCTAAAAGATCTGATTGAAGAGGTCCGCAAGGCCAAGGGCAAAAGAGCTAGAGTCCCTGAGTAG
- the RPS19BP1 gene encoding active regulator of SIRT1, whose protein sequence is MSASLLRRGLELLEEPGRGKPPPPGLQRGRDGPGAAGAARRRKRASEPDRNRATVKGRVVKSAIEEYHKKKAVNHLRENLQYMLKGRLVANRAVTEKVLAQNRGRKAKDQPPKKAAKKKPEGTVFTEEDFRKFEREYFGIP, encoded by the exons ATGTCGGCCTCGCTGTTGCGGCGgggcctggagctgctggaggagccgG GCCGGGGaaagccgccgccgccgggacTGCAGCGCGGGCGGGATGGCCCCGGGGCGGCGGGTGCTGCCAGGCGGAGGAAGAGGGCGTCGGAGCCCGACAGGAACAGGGCTACAGTCAAGGGCAGAGTCGTGAAGTCGGCGATAG AGGAGTATCATAAGAAGAAGGCCGTGAATCACTTGAGAGAAAACCTGCAGTACATGTTGAAAGGACGACTTGTTGCAAACAGAGCAGTCACAGAAAAA GTTCTTGCTCAGAACAGAGGCAGGAAAGCCAAAGATCAGCCTCCaaagaaggcagcaaagaaGAAGCCCGAGGGCACTGTCTTTACTGAGGAAGACTTCCGTAAATTTGAGAGGGAATACTTCGGGATACCATAA